The Orcinus orca chromosome 12, mOrcOrc1.1, whole genome shotgun sequence genome includes the window CCTCTCATGGCCACAGCTGATTGGGTAAGAGCACCATCCTATTTCTTTCCAGTGAAGCAACATCCCACTATCTGGTGGTATGAAAAGATGAGTTCCAACAACTGAAAATTTTCTCTTGAAATTGTGAATTGGGAAACACAGAAAGAATCAAGCCCATAGCAATAATAGCTGAAGCCAAAATGATCTTACCTAGAAGAATGGTTTTAAGTGTTTACCATACACATTTATAGACACATACTTCCCATTCTGTAAACATAGAATAATATATATCCACCTACCCTCTGTCCAGTAAGAACCACCTCAGTTCTCAGCACACAGTTTGTATAAGGGGGCATCTCAGAAGACACTGGGCTATTTCTGTTCTCTGGGCTCCCACTTCCTTGTACATAGCATGGTAGTAGAGGGTGTTAAGTAGGGTCTTTGCTTACCTTAATTGGTGACTACAGCCTATAACTAGGACCATAAAGCAGTAAATACACATTTTAGGTTCACCAAACTTTGAGGTGTGAAGCCAATCCCTTCTCTTTAGGACTGGCTCAAAGAAGTCATTTCAGTATAACTAGCAATGTAAAACCACAATGCCCGCAACACACTACAtacatgtcacacacacacacacacacacacacacacacacacacacacagtctgtaTAAAGGCAACAGAAGAGGCACTGTCcagaatgtaagttccacaaATTTTTGTCATCCAATGATGTGTTGTAAgagcctagaacaatgcctggcatgtaggtatatgctcaataaatattctttgagTAAATTTCAGGAAAGCCAAGTTTCCATAAAAGTTACACCCTCATCTCACCTCCCAAGGCAATCACTTACAAAGTGCCTGGCAatcttcagaaaggaaaaagtgatACTGACTTCTCCACTTGGGTTCCCCTGAGCCCCAGGGATCTCTGATTTGCCTGAAGATATGGAGAGAAGACTACAGGAAAAAATGGCATAGCTGATCAGAGAGACAAGAAGCATTCCCTCAAGTCTTTGGTAACCTTTCAAGTCCTGAAAAGTAGAGGAAAAGATCAGCTACCATGGATAAGGCCACTCAATTTGTAAACTTCACAACACCAGAGGACACCATTCGCAGAGGATACTGCTAGGGGGCAGGATGGGGTGGGCAGAGCATAGATGAGTTTTAGGGGTGAAAGCCTGCTAATCTGCCAAATCATGTGACAGAGAGGCTCACACTGAAGAGGAATGTAACATGACACTACCAACCAGAAGAATAGCAACTGAATCCCTCAAGGAAGGAAGTGTAGTGATGGTAGCTGCTTGGCACTGAGTCCCTCACTAGCCCAGCCAGACCACAGTGAGCTTACAGTGAGCTAAATCAGCAATCTCAGAGAACACGTTTTCAAATGATCATGTCTAAAGATGGATGATTCGTGAGCTGATGCCAACCTAAAGGAAGGTTATGAAAGCATGATGCCACAGGGTTGCCCTCAGACTGTTTATAATATTCCCTTCACAGAAAGCTCCCGCCTAGGAATGTAAGGAATATGGGAAGGCATTTATTCAAGGTAGAAGCCTTAGAAGACTAAAGAATTCATCCCAGTGAAAAACTCTATTTATCctcttaatgtttaaaatttgcaGTGAAGTCCCACTCTCATTTCTGATATCAGTAATCTGTGtccttttttcttgttaattCTGCCTAGaggttatcaattttattggtcttatcaaagaaccagattttggtttcattgattattctctattatttgtcttttatttcattaattttttcatcttatttctttctttctgcttattttgggtttagtttgctcatcttttcttctttcttaaggtgAAAGCTTAGATTAATTGACTtgagacatttcttttttcttttttttcccttttggccacaccgtgctgCATgtggggatctcagttccccaaccagggcttgaacctgtgccccctgcagtggaagcttggagtcctaaccactggaccaccagagaattcccctacatttcttcttttctgatgaaagaatttaaggCTTTAATTCTAAGCACTACTTTAGTTGTACCCCATGTGTTTgatatgttgttttcattttcattcatttcaagatactttctaatttctcctgtaatttcttcttttattcatgAGTTGTTTGAAAGTGCTTCATTTAGTATTCCAATATTTGGAGAGTCTCCAGACATTTTTCTGTTGAATTTGAATTTAATTCTGTTGTGGAACGTACTTTGCACACTCTGCATACTTTGTTTTGTTGCTTATGGTCTATTCTTGGTAAATTTtctatgtgtgcttgaaaagaatgtatagtaTTCTGCTGTACTGTTGTTCTACTACCAGTTGTTAAAAATGTTAAGCTATAAATGTGGAGTTATTTGTTCTTTCCATCAGTTTTTGATTCATGTACTTTGAAGCTCTGCATAACATTTAAGATTGTATGACCCTTTTATCATCATGAAATGTCCCTCTTATTTCTGGTAGTATTCCTTGCTCTAAAATCTTCTTGTCTATTATTAATATAGCTATTCCAACTTCCTTTTGATTAATGTTTACATGGGATatccatttttatccttttatacttttaatttaaagTAGGCTCATGTAGTGCTGGTTAGCTCAATCAGTACAGCATGAGACTCTTAACGTAGGTTCATGTAGACACCATCCTCTTTTCTAGCCAATCTcataatctgtcttttaattgaagtgtttACACCTTTTGTAATTAATGCAAATGTCAATATGGTTTGGTTTACATCTattatctttgttctttttttcctcttttcctgccttctttaggATTGAGTgatatttattccatttaatctccCTGACTGGTGTATTAGCTCTCTGTTACTGTTTGCTTTTAGAGATAAATCTAAAGTTTACAATTACATATTTACCTCATCACAATCAATCTTCAAATACTATTATGCCATTTCATAAATCATCGAAGACACTTACAAAAGTAAACTTCCATTTTCCTCCTCCTGTCTTTTTTGCTATTGTTACCAtatattatacttttatataaattattgttattatttttgctttaaatagtcatttgcctgttaaataaatgtttaaaaatgagaaaaaagtcttttatatttacccacatattttctatttctggtgCTCTTTATTTCCTTATACAAATTTCCATCTAgtatcatttttttctgcctGAAAAAACTTCCCTTAACATGTCTTATAGTACTGATCTACTGATCTGCTTCTAGTACTGATGAAAAGTCCTTACTTCACCATTTTTGAGAGATACTTTAAAGATATGACTTCATTGCCTTCTTGCCTGCATGCTTTCTGATTAAAAGTGctctcattctttttgttgctgttgttcctTTGAATGAATGTGTCCTTTTGTACTATCGGGTTTTAAGATGTTCTCTTTATCCCTGGTTTTTAGACAATTTAATTAtatggctttttgtttgttttgttttattcatgtctgttttctttgggGTCAGTTAAGCTACTTGGACCTGtgaatttatagttttcatcaaatctggaaaaaatgtggccattatttcttcaagtatttttctattgtcctccctcctccttctgagAAGCTACTTACATATATGTTAGACTGCTTGCtattaaaacacaaaatttatgctcttttttccagtctttttttcttcatatttcattCTGGATAATTTGTATagctatgtcttcaagttcattaatCTCTTCTTCTCCAGTGTGTAATCTGTTCTTGATCCCATtcagtgtatatttttatttcagagatTGTATTTTTCATCACTAGAAGTTCAGTTGGGTCCGTTTTATAccttccatttctctcttcatTGTGATTATGCTTTCATCTACTACTTGAACACTTATGGTAGCTTGTCTGCTAATGCTATCATCCAGCACTCTGAATCTGTTTCTATTGACTAATGATTCTCTTGACTATGGActgcattttccttcttttttgcacacctggtaattttttattggacaccatcattgtgaattttacatttttggtGCTGGATTTTACTGTAGTTCTTtaaattttgaggtttttttccctccttggATGCAATTTAGTTACTTGGAATCAGTTTGACCCTTTCCACTCTTGCTCTTAAGCTTTGTTAGGGCAGGTCCAGAGCAGCCTTCAGTCTAAAGCTATCCTCCACTCCAAACCCACCCCCACTGAGGCAATATCTCACTGAGGACTCTACTCCATATATTAAAAGCTCTTTCCACTATGATTGAATCACAAATTATTCCCAGCCTTGTATGAGCTCTGAGGAATTTTTCATtactcctttctcctttcccatgATTCTTTCCCCAGCCTTGGGCAATTTCcttaatggatttttttctcttcctttgaggagtattaaatttttatttggcaAATAATTAAGTTACTCATGGATCATCTTGATTCTCTCaagtcttatttttaaactttgttaaaGTTAGTATACATTAACCTTTAATCTAGTGCTACTTTAGAACTCCTACTAAGACATGACCTTTCTGAGGACTCTACTCAATGCCCCACAGGTTCAATAATGTCTTTCTACTCTGGCTGGTTGGAATTCAAACATCTCCTAGCACTGTGTGAGCTCTCagaatttctccatttataaATCCCTGATGAAAAGCTTTTCTTTTCACCTCATGTAGCACACATGCATCTATATGCATGTAATTATAAGCTAATAAACCTTTCACTTAAaaaggtttatatatatatgtatatatcttcaGGAGCAGAAAAGTAGACAAGAAACTGGAGAAACTATATCTGACACTAAAGTTAgtcttttggagaaaaaaaaatttcatgggATGAAGAGTGGCAACCATCAAGAGGTAAAGAAAGCAAGCTGACTTTCTTGGAACtattacaagaagaaaaagaaaagagaaagagctgGCCTACACCTCAAAACTGAACCTTAAGTCTAAtcgaataaaattaaaaaataaaatctgaggtTTCTCAATACTAACTATAgacaatttcaagatgactggtTGGGACTTGAGGTAACAGTGTGATGATGAGACATCATTTTTCCTGGAAAAATAGGGGTTAGAATCACAGCCTTGACCTCAttataataaatttaaccaaTAACCTGAGCTTCCATATGATAGCAGTGTATATGCTTTGCAGATTAACCATGAACTAAGAATTTCCTTCAGTCTTGggtattatttaaaaatgcataagcCACAGGGCTCCATTTCTCACCCAATATAATCATTCCTGGGCAGAACATTATCAAAAGACAGAAAGACGGAAACTGGCTTAGGCTATTCAAGTGAAAGGATTCGGCTAAGTAGCAACccaaaaataagcaaaggaaatCAGCGCAAAACACATTAAGCATTTAGAATGGGCCCTTCCTGACTGATAATCAAGGTGGCTTAAGCTTCATTGTGAATTGTTGATATTAATGATCCACTGTGAGCAAGATGATCTCTAAGGCACTTTCTAATTGTGAAATATTATTCTGTCTTATCTATCAAACATAACTGATGGCTTATCACTACACATGTTTTACAGACTACATTCCGGTCTTTCCctacaaaaagtaaatatttcaacTACTGTCACCATCCAAAGGTGCCACCACTTTTATTTGCTTACCAGATCATAAGATGATACTGGTCCATTACCCTTGACCTAGTCAAACCTCTACAAAAGACTTAATGGTGGCATTTAGGATGCATTTCCTTGCTGCTTTGTGCAGGTGGCTTTCTCATTGTTGCAAAGACAGTGATGGGAACATTAGTTATTGTCAGGCAATGATTTCCAGGGCATCTTCGGAGTTgcctaaataaaagagaaaatgacatgtacttagatatgaaaaaggaaatttttttcagAGAACCAAAGTTTGAGTGTATATTCATTCAACTGTTTTAAGTCTTTTTGAAATCTCTGAAtgtcacaaaataaatataacacaGTGGCACTAATGAGGCAGACATTTTAGACTTACATTGCAAAGAAATTGTTGTTAAATGTTGTGCCATACATTTAATCAAAAGAAACTTATAAATACAAAGACAACCCTCCAGATGTTCTTTTGAAAGGTATGCAGTGATTGCTAAATGGCAAAGAAAAGTGGGGCAGGGGGGAGTGAATAGTTATAAACATAAGTGATAATACTATGGCAATTCATACATAAATGCACCTTAAAATCACTCCAATTGAGTGATTTTAAAACTAGACTATttgtggaaaaatataaaactgaacatATTATTCCACATACTATTCAAATGTTGATAGGATCTCAGGTTTAAAAGAGCCCTTAAATAACATCTAGTCTAAAAATACACCTAGTGCTTGAATTTCCTTTCCAACATCCCCATCAAATAATAACCCAACCTTAAACATTTCTAAAGACTATTGATCAGTATTTCCCGAAGTAGCCTATTTTATCCTTGAATAACTCTGATGTTTAAAATACCTACCTTATTAAGCTTAAATCTGTGTTCTGAAAATTCCAAGCCATGAGAAATCAAACAATGTACTATGGTAAACAGAAGGAAAGTGGAATAAATCCTATTATAGTTTTCTTCAATTTTGCAAAAATAGAATCTTCACCTCTCTATCACTCTCCTTCTGCCAAAGGTCAAGTCAAAGCCAAAGTGACACTGACTCTGAGGTCTgagtctttttcatattttgtagccttaggcctagcacagtgccctgCACATAACAGCACTAAAGGCTTTGCTTATTTGATTGAATGTTATATAATCTtgaaactattaagaaaaaactAGCTAAATATTTACCCCCCAAAATTGGTCTATCATTCAGACTTACAATATACAGACTCTATGCTAAGAAAACCTAGGCTCTGGTAATACTAATTTAATAATAGCAATGCTCCTAGGCTTCTTTCTTACTAATTGAATGTCAGCTAAAGCTTGCATTGATGATAGCCATTACATATCTCCTCAGTTGTTAGGACAAGAAGACTTTTTACCTGGTTAGTAACATCTCTTTCCCGTTACAGGAAGCACTGGAGCTCAGCCCAGGCTCCAGCCCAACTGAAGGATCTCCCCCTTCCATTGGAAACCTCCTTGGCTGGGTCCCAAACCGAAAAGGCATAATTCACTGAAAACCTAGATTAGAAAGTTAAAATAATGGAGAGGAGGGGTGAGTTGTTTTTAAATAGttctttgaaattcttaatattaATTTTGCTATAGGCATATAGGAACATTCTGAAAACGACATACTTAAA containing:
- the FAM229B gene encoding protein FAM229B, translating into MPFRFGTQPRRFPMEGGDPSVGLEPGLSSSASCNGKEMLLTRQLRRCPGNHCLTITNVPITVFATMRKPPAQSSKEMHPKCHH